The sequence TGTACTTACGTGCATTACTCGCTAAATATGCCTACTTGGAATCAAATTCAATCACAGCTGCGAAACCCTAATAATCCGGtagttttctttgatatatctGTTGGCACGACGGTAAGATGTTGGTGGAAATGCGCGCGGTcaggaaattaaatattatatttgttgtttAGGAAATCGGGCGCATGATTTTTGAGCTCTTCGCGGACACGGTACCAAAAACTGCAGAAAATTTTCGTCAACTTTGCACGGGGGAATACCGGCCGGACGATGTACCCATGGGATATAAAGGTGCCAGTTTTCATCGTGTCATCAAAGATTTCATGATTCAAGGTGGTGACTTCGTGCATGTAAGTAATCACTAGAGATGTAACATAACATGTGCTAGTAACGGCTCTTGATATTTAGGGTGATGGTACTGGTGTAATGAGTATTTATGGCGGAACTTTCGGCGATGAGAATTTTACCTTAAAACACGATTCGCCTGGTCTACTATCAATGGCGAACAGTGGAAAAGATACGAATGGATGCCAATTTTTCATCACTTGTGCCAAGTGTAATTTCCTCGATGGCAAGCATGTTGTTTTTGGTCGTGTGCTCGATGGTTTGTTAATAATGCggaaaattgaaaatgttcCCACTGGCCCAAACAATAAACCCAAACTACCAGTAACAATATCACAATGCGGACAAATGTAGAAAGAGTGGTATTTtatacttattattaaaaaaattttatacatgataattataataaaaatatttttacgacttTGTTTCTTAAGTTTGTAGAATAAAATTTGACTAAAATCCCGTTATGTGAAAAAAGCAGCGTGTCATAATcacaaaattattgtaataattaGCCTAAACGTGAACTCATCAAATGTGTTTGCCAAGCTTTTCACTCTCAAATTGCTTTTCCTTACGTAGAATGCGGCAATCATCAATTACAAAACTAGAGCAAAAATTAGCATTCAATTCGTTGTAGTTAGTGAATAACATGTATCAGATATTTACTCATAAAACAGCGAAATGACTGGAACTGTTGTCAAATGCCACAAAGCGTGTGCGTCTAGTAGCCACAAAATTGGTGGAAAGTCCAATAGTTCTAAACTCATAGACATACCGAAAAGTACATAAAACCGGATAATTTTTCGATAATGTGGTCGCCGTTGACGTTCCAAATAACACCAAATAAACCAACCCAGCGCAGATAAAGCACctagaaatgaaaaattaacaaatttttatgtacatcaaaataatgaattgatagtaaaacagtTTATGTTGATACAAAGAACTTGCGTTACCAGTAACAATGTTTGTTGTCATATTCAGAGAGTAACTAAATTTGCCTAAGCTCAGGTACGCAAAGTAATTTACGAAGAACGATagaaatattaatgaaattaacCCACGTAATATCAGCGACTGACGATATATCATCCTGAATTtgggatacatttttttttttgttattaaatcatttttcataATCTCTCAAACTCACCGCATGACCATACAATAAAGTGAAACAAGTATAATACTATAAGCAAAAGCATAATCCATTAATTCCGTCACGGGGAAATCCCTTGTATGAAATACTATCGACCATATCCAACCGTTTATGCACACCTGAaagcatttttgttgttattgtagaattgtaaaaaaatggaaaaataaatggACATCCTCGCTTACAAATGCGAATATGTGCCACAACTTAAAGCATGGACTATCCGGACGCACTTCAGTACGAAAGCGGCGCAACATACGAATATGCACAACCAAATTACATACAGAGAACAACACCGAAGCCGGTTCTTGCATGCCGAGAAAACGCACAAATGGCCACtattaagaattttaaaatgaaaaacgttattaaattataatgatttacaaaaagttATTCACCTTTCCATAAAACTGTGGCACATCCCAACCACGCTCTTCAAAAGCATCCACTGTACGCCACATACAACCGTATTGGCACTCGTCTGCACAATTCCATGCAAACGCCTTGTCAAAAATCGACTGTTGATAATACTTTACGGCCTGCTCTTGAATCTCAATCCCATCtgtatgcaaaaaacaaaatatcaagttgcaatttagaaatatgtatgtacataaaattttaaacttcattTCTTCCACTGTATTCTTATCGTACCAGCACTGCAGTTTTGTCGTTCGCAGTTTTGACGACAATTGTGGAAAAATTGTGTACGATCCCCAATAGAGGCGTAACATCCTACTACTAAATGAAAAActactaaaaaatatctataggaTAACACTGTACTACACatgataattaaaattttaactattttccaaaattttaagctCGCACCACTTTAAGTTGAACATTTTTCCAACTACTTTCCCCACCAGCCATAACATATCGATTTTTGGGGTAGTTGGGGATGAGTGGTGACAAAAAGCGGTGTTCACAGTGTTGCTCACAACTCTCAACTGTCGACTTCAACAGCGGCAGATTATATGTCTTATTCAAAAAGATCATATCTAAGTAAATAACAAATTATCAAATATGATTAACCAACTTATTATTGTAAAAGggtttgaaaaatggaaataagcATTGGGTATGAACTTAGCGTACTTCGTACTGAATATGTGATGCAATGCGGACTAGTTAGCATGTTAGCACTTCTAACATAGCTTTTATTACCAGGTACACAACACTGGATTGCAAACACCAGTCGGCAAAATAAATTAGTAAGAAATTGGAAACATTTAATAacaaggcgcatttattaaaggtgtaccactagaccaacaacaatgttctgtacgtttgattatcaaagcaaagtattgagaaactagaaaacacataattaattgtttcattctgagctgacagccacatggactcttcgaaagaaaaaaacaactcagctgatttaccaacaccacctttaatagattcgccttgtttACTAACATATTATAATTTGATCTTAAGCATTTttacaaggcgaatttattacgggtgacagcaaacacatataagtaaaaccctacatgtatttgttgttgcgtttggtgcaagcatcatgtcaaaatcagcaagcaaatgtaaacatacgaatgtaaacataccaatacatacaaacaaagcatatcattttgacgtaagccatacctacggcgaaaaattcagctgggtgaatgctgtcaccttattaaatccaccttgcatttttatttaaaattttcattgtgaCATATTCCACTCACCACcactctattgttttttttgttttttcaaaatgtatAACAGTGTAAGAAATACACTGAAGAGACGAATTACCTTGCgcctgtaaaaataaaaaaccaaaacgctTCCAACACTGGAATGCAATACAATTGAGCACATGGctcatatgttttttgttttgatatagCAATCAGATGTTTTTATGCAGTAAAAAATAGACAAAGTTCATGGCCCATTCGTTAGATATCTCGAAATGAGTAGCATTTTTGTaagttaaaactttgtataacAAACTAAATTCTTGTCCAATAATTCTATTTACTATTTATTCATAGTTCATCCGCCCAAACAGAATTCTACACACTTACAAAGCCTGTAGAAATTCGAAGCTTGCACGTCTCCTCCATTCTTCAGAAAAAATAATTCCTATCCGCAATTCGAAATCCCTACGTTTTCGCTCTTACTTTGGAATCGGCTTACTTGGAGTGTTTACAGGTTTTGTTGCGTATGATGGAGTTGTCAATGAATTTATCTACTGTGGGGCCACAGTACGTTTTCTACGGTCACTTAAAACTGCTTTGATGATTGCAGTCGACTATTTTCAGCTTGAGCAGCATAAAAGTGAGCCTGACTTTGagtcacaactaaaaaatatacatttaaagAGCGCTAAGCGTTTACTTGAGACGTGTTTGCTAAATGGCGGTCTGTACATTAAAATGGGCCAAGGTGTCGCAGCTATTAACCACATTCTGCCGAAAGAATACACAAGCACATTGGAACAACTGCAAGACAAATGCTTGCCTACCACAAAAGCCGATGTGCAACGAGTTTTCTGGGAAGATTTTGGTAAAAGCCCGGAAAGTATTTACGATGAATTCGATTACAAACCAAAAGCGGCGGCGAGTTTGGCACAAGTATTTAAAGCCAAGTTGAAAAGTGGCGAGGAAGTAGCGGTGAAGGTAGGTCTATTAGCAACGAATAGCTTACAACCTTTGAATTATTTACCTATTTGGTTAAGATACGTAGCTAGCAGCAAGAGCTATCGGTCTGAATGCTCTggagttttctaaaaatatagcaCCAATATCTGTCTGGTTTTTTTTCAGGTGCAATATGGTGACTTGCAAAAACGTTTTACCAGTGACTTGGGAACCATTATGTTTCTACAAGAtgtcattgaaatatttttcaaaaactacaattttGGCTGGATATTACACGACTTGCGCCAAAACTTAGTGCAGGAACTAAATTTCGAGAATGAGGGACAAAATGCCGAACGTTGCGCCAAGGAtcttaagaaattcaaatatgtgcACGTGCCACATATTTTCTGGGAATGCACAAAACCGGTAAatagtaaattatatttaaacattaaatacaaaaaattgtaattgcgaCTTTATAACCAAAGCGCGTACTAACCATGGAATGGGTTGATGGATTCAAAGTGAGTGATGTTGAACGAATACAACGCGAAAAACTCGATTTAAAAGATGTGGATTTAAAGCTATTCAATATGTTTGCGGAACAAATATTCCATACAGGCTTTGTACATGCTGACCCACATCCAGGAAAtggtaaacaatttgttggaATTTCAGAATATATACcatgtaaacatttttcttgaatattcataaattagtatatgtgcgcaAAAATGCGAAATCAGGACAAGCTGAACTGGTGCTATTAGATCACGGCCTATACGAGTTCCTACCAGAATCCGTGCGTTTGCCCCTCTGTGAGTTCTGGGAGGCGACGGTGTTGAGGGacgaaacaaaaatgaaatcgtCTGCTCAGCGAATTGGCATAGAGGATCACATGAAATTTGCAGAAGTGCTGTTTCAACAGCCCATACGCATACATGGCGGACGTATTAAGACAAGGCTGAGTGAAAGTGATATCGAGTACATTCAACAGGTGgctaagaaaaattttgaactaaTAATGAGCACATTAAAGGAAATGCCGCGTAATATGCTTTTCGTTGTGAGGTGAATCAGCGCAGCCGtactttatttacttacttacttacttgttGTTTTTCACTTCTAAAAGGAACTTAAATACAGTGCGGGCCATTGGCCGTCAGCATGGCGATGTAGTGGATAGACCGCGCACAATGGCCCGATATGCACAACATTGCATTTACAGCAAATACAATTCAATCCGCAGTTACATATTCTGGTTTTATAGGCgtttaatatttgaatataacctTTGGTAATTATTGTAATTACTTCATCATTTCTATCCGCTTTTAATTAATGAATATTACTTAGGTCCTCCTCATTACGATTATCGTGCTTAGAGTTGTACCTGaacattttatacaaattaaatcGCGCACCTGAATCAGCACGCACGTTGCTAAGTGATATAGCAAAACAGGAttacaattaatataaaataaattatatacatatatattgttttttgttacagTGTTAGTGTACATACCATatgtaaaaagtttaataatagTTGGGATTTTTAGCTAAATACGAATATAAGGTGATTTAATGCAAAGTAAACTAacatcatttttataaaaacaacaatatttgactaaggtttatttatttaggacataaaaatgttaataagaTCCTtaagaattgaattttttaatgtgttaatgttttttaatgtgttttgttgaaaaaatatttatttaaggcCAATACTCGTCACAAAATCTTCAAGGCTCAACATTT is a genomic window of Anastrepha ludens isolate Willacy chromosome 6, idAnaLude1.1, whole genome shotgun sequence containing:
- the LOC128868031 gene encoding peptidyl-prolyl cis-trans isomerase H, yielding MPTWNQIQSQLRNPNNPVVFFDISVGTTEIGRMIFELFADTVPKTAENFRQLCTGEYRPDDVPMGYKGASFHRVIKDFMIQGGDFVHGDGTGVMSIYGGTFGDENFTLKHDSPGLLSMANSGKDTNGCQFFITCAKCNFLDGKHVVFGRVLDGLLIMRKIENVPTGPNNKPKLPVTISQCGQM
- the LOC128868029 gene encoding post-GPI attachment to proteins factor 3, whose protein sequence is MCSTVLSYRYFLVVFHLVVGCYASIGDRTQFFHNCRQNCERQNCSADGIEIQEQAVKYYQQSIFDKAFAWNCADECQYGCMWRTVDAFEERGWDVPQFYGKWPFVRFLGMQEPASVLFSVCNLVVHIRMLRRFRTEVRPDSPCFKLWHIFAFVCINGWIWSIVFHTRDFPVTELMDYAFAYSIILVSLYCMVMRMIYRQSLILRGLISLIFLSFFVNYFAYLSLGKFSYSLNMTTNIVTGALSALGWFIWCYLERQRRPHYRKIIRFYVLFGMSMSLELLDFPPILWLLDAHALWHLTTVPVISLFYDFVIDDCRILRKEKQFESEKLGKHI
- the LOC128868032 gene encoding uncharacterized aarF domain-containing protein kinase 5; amino-acid sequence: MSSIFFIRPNRILHTYKACRNSKLARLLHSSEKIIPIRNSKSLRFRSYFGIGLLGVFTGFVAYDGVVNEFIYCGATVRFLRSLKTALMIAVDYFQLEQHKSEPDFESQLKNIHLKSAKRLLETCLLNGGLYIKMGQGVAAINHILPKEYTSTLEQLQDKCLPTTKADVQRVFWEDFGKSPESIYDEFDYKPKAAASLAQVFKAKLKSGEEVAVKVQYGDLQKRFTSDLGTIMFLQDVIEIFFKNYNFGWILHDLRQNLVQELNFENEGQNAERCAKDLKKFKYVHVPHIFWECTKPRVLTMEWVDGFKVSDVERIQREKLDLKDVDLKLFNMFAEQIFHTGFVHADPHPGNVYVRKNAKSGQAELVLLDHGLYEFLPESVRLPLCEFWEATVLRDETKMKSSAQRIGIEDHMKFAEVLFQQPIRIHGGRIKTRLSESDIEYIQQVAKKNFELIMSTLKEMPRNMLFVVRNLNTVRAIGRQHGDVVDRPRTMARYAQHCIYSKYNSIRSYIFWFYRRLIFEYNLWSSSLRLSCLELYLNILYKLNRAPESARTLLSDIAKQDYN